Within Lolium rigidum isolate FL_2022 chromosome 5, APGP_CSIRO_Lrig_0.1, whole genome shotgun sequence, the genomic segment accctaacacatctaagataactacgtttctcgccatcaaaaaggcttcagcacgagcaacgcatgaacaacgtgggtaggcttgtgctgcctagatcgcaagatgcgatctaggcagcatggtgcttaccggagaaaccctcgagacgaaggagttggcgatgcgccgagatttgtttgtgttgaacgttggttgttgtttatttcataaaccctagatacatatttatagtccaagggactttctaactcgggcgtgcacctaaccgtgcacgggtaaaactccaactcctaatcaACACATAATCTAATATGttgcagatacaagggcaaactagcccaaacttcgcatgtaaggccgattcacgtatttcttctatatatattcttcaagcccatcttgatcgcggcccacctctgacctggtcaaattctggtgataacaacgtcgactacatgatacttcacctttatgggcctaggggaatgcatcttgtattcgtttgctaattgtggggttgccggagtgacagcaacctaaacccccgttggtatatcgatgcatgagggatagaaggatctcagagtttaaggcttgtggttagatttatcttaattactttcttgtatttgcggatgcttgcaaggggtttaatcacaagtatgtattagtcctaggaagggcggtgcattagcataggtgcaCCCACAcggcacttatcaaaacaatgaagattaatcaactatatgaagcgaaagcactagactaaattcccgtgtgtcctcaagaacgtttggtcatcataagtaaacaaaccggcttgtcctttgtgctaaaaaggattgggccacttactgcaattattattctcgcattttacttacttgtattttagttatctgctatatcaaaacctcctaaaaacttgtctgtgagcatttacagtgaatccttcatcgaaactgcttgtcaacaccttctgctcctcgttgggttcgacactcttatttatcgaaagtactacgatacaccccctatacttgtgggtcatcagcgcggCCTTGCCCGGGAGCAGCGGCGGGTTGATTGCGTCCATGTCTGTCCGGACGCGGGGGCTGCggtggccggagatggccgggagCGGCAAAATCGGGATCGGGAGCGGTAGGTGGAGTGGAAGAGGGAACGTGCAAGCTGAAAGTTGCTTCGCGCCAACGTGGGGGAGAATGGGGTTCGCGCTCGCATAGCCTCTCCAACCCGGGAAGTTGGggttttctccaagtccttgtttgaaacccgcagaaggagctcagacggtaggattcccgtttagttgaccattccgtgctgacgtgtggggccgcgtcgtgtggggccgcgtcgcgtgggtgttgccgatgttctcggcatgcgtgaggaggcagttgaagtctgtgccgccgagtctcctagtgtaGAAGGggtacctgtagacacccttggcgaagtaggagacgtactggccgacctacAGCCTCCGcatcacctggcgagtcttgatgtcatggtgctcgtcgtcgctactgacgtcgctgccagacagcagatccatatcaaacgggaactattagtgaatgagttgcaacgataactaacgtgcatgataacaaagttaggaaaaacagaggcagcctcagttagagtggacacaattatatgtctacagggatggtgttaacgaaccaaagctcatgcacaacagatttgtacacagcaatggttcgctgaaccctccctgtaaaaaattgtgcccaccgattcatcataggcaaagaaaccgattccagatctgaacttgaacacattccagattatttgcaaaattaaacggttgatatcttttgattcgtgcataaaataaatgATTGAGattccatgattacttgcataaattaactaatTGAGatctcattattacttgcataaattaatcgaacggccgaaccccaaatcttaaacgaaatcaagaagggatcaaaacaaaattgaataaaatcggcgcaaatattagctcaatactcatccatctacagatccatctacaccagcaaaaatagggttcaaaaaggaatggggaacaaaaaaggaagcaaactgtagttacctcgctccatgcgtcctccatggagatgtcgtaggggttcgggggtggGACGTACGACACCTCCTcgtaggggtcatatcccggcgggatctgaccgccaccggcggcagcagcctccgatgcaccggcggaggaggcggcgacgtccgttgaggggacggcgttgaagagggaggcgtcgcgcttggagccgacggcgtcgtggatgatgggattggcattctccttgtccacctcgccggcagaggagagtgagagggagatgattttttttgctttggagaagatgatgggacgtgagagaggcggcgttgcgtgagcgagtgagtgtgacagagatagtgggaggaggcgtctataaaggcgagggatgGTTAATGCGactcgcgtcctacgcgtccaccgttgcacgtctgcacgtcttggacttctgcaacgtgacacgcgtccacgattgcacgtcttcgacatcTGCACCGCGACCCACGTCTACGCgttaacaattgcacgtcttccatttctgccccgcaacacgcgtccgcgagtctaaccctggaactttagatatactcaggtataccctcgagtattAGACTAGCATTTTCTATGTGCTCAGTTTTTcctttgagtgctaatactggctagtgcaatatgctcagttttaccctcaggtggctggtcaacagagagtcaacaaatgggattaactagtaaaatgagtcatttaatgtgcaaaaaattccgaaaaatagtggcacttactcatggagtatttaccacaaattgccacttctcaaatcatagataaatcaagttttaccataaattgccacttctcaaatcacctagtagctatgaaggtgcatggttttccacaataagcccttcccaaaacagctttccccaaaacatactttgtctaaatgaggccacaattctcacactcatgtatatttgtattgcaaatagtttgaggtaggccaagatgagtTTCATTGTactaaacacgcattttccattttttaaatctcatatttgaatcccttagtctgtttattactcaggtgcccttggtttcttgatactactcagttttgccctctccctccacaaattctcgcagatgtgcaacattgccctgattggtctagtccatgtcacgcggatcgtgcccgccgaccgttgatcgtatgatctaacgggcaggataatccctctctctctctgtcgacggttaccttccactctctaagtatgctaaagggcggttttctgtattatttttcacgcgctaaaaattataaactcttttaggctttacttttcacgcaaaaatgatagaccatcaccgatttgttgtagccattacttttcacgcaaaaaatgataaaccatcaccgatttgttgtagccattaattttcacgcagaaaatgataaaccatcaccgatttgttgtattgtatccattacttttcatgcaaaaaatgataaaccatcaccgatttcttatagccattactattcacggtaaaaatgttaaacgaaacaatctatctatttctgtatttgaagtttgggagggttcaccatctacttatgttaactttcgaggttttgacctgaaaatcaaagggaaaatcaaatgggtattataaagggaaataaaagttcaaaaaaatgtaaaaacgaaacaatctacctatctttgtatagaagatcatctgtatgatttttgaggtcatttagagaaggtagaaaaaaatcccttttgagaaggtcgaaaaaacctaacttgttacaaaagctggattcagtgagacctaaccaaatttggcatacatgatgtcatacctataacaacaaggaatatctaaaagggaaagtttcacaaaatttgaaatttagggtgaaaatgatgccatacatgatgttgtttttcgaggttttgacctgaaaatcaattgggtattataaaggaaaataaaaagttcgaaaaatgtaaaaacgaaacaatctatctatctatgtatagaagatcagctgtatgaaatttgaggtcatttagagaaggtagaaaaaatcaccttgttagaaaagctggtttcagtgagacgaaacggcatgcgcttaagcaaagtgattttttcgaacatctccaaatgaccccaaatttgccatacatgatgccatacgtgtaacaacaaggaaccctatctaaaaagtgtcaaaaaagtttacccaaccgtatagctctatcaaaaagaacctcaccatggcgctagtataatttttagttacaaactttcgtcacctaaccttcaacacgaaacttgtttcaaattcattttggcgtacaagaaacaaattccaccttgattcgagcaccacagcctccaaacgatgctgatgccgatatcggcatggttagaatggctatgctcgccgccactgctaggtcaccgtcgggatgcaccctcaatcccgtcccctcattcgatcactgacacaccagagataccaccgaggccaatgccgaacgtacatgctaatgccaatgccgaacatgcatgcacgccgctttgggcatggccacgccgccccgctatgctggacgccacagaccaccgcgaggtgtttcccttcgccaccacactcttctagcacccatctatacacgccagaaaggagagacactagttttctctacattgctcgcgttcgtgtccaacacggtcagtcaaagttttgaggtagtcgtcgatgtcgtcgaccatttcttctcttctttgcatggttaaacgcgtctagttcttaTCTATCTAATGTGTCTGGTCTCGTCTCATGCAGTTCTttatggacgtcgatctcatctcggcaccccgcaggccacctcctccgtgccatcgatgtagagctccgtttaaaaatctaatcctacccgtgtattgccccttgtatcagcgtcatggctccacttgtcattcgatataccgaaggctCCACTCGTGCgcattttggtcagggatacatcgATGCtttcggtcaaacaaagatggatggtctgacgtgtctttgcagggtctacgtggccccactaatcagaagataacggtcaaccgtcgggcaaccggccgttacagcacctgtgatggtttcagacaagataTTGGggaaaaaactgaggaaaaactaaggagctggggaaaactgagcacaactaaggatccGAGGGCATGAAAATAGAAAGCCCTTTTTTTTGGAAATAGGAGTCCGATGCGGGATCTGAACGGTCCCTTTTTTCGCCTCCGAACCGAAAATCAGCGGTCATTATGCGGGGTCGAATGGGGATCTGCTAGAGaagtagagatgctcttagtggcaGGCGCACGCTGAGGTCGTCGGATGGCGCGACAGAATCGGATCGTGAGCTAGTTAGTTGCCGTGTATTCGCCTTTATAAGCTGAATAACAGAAACAGAAAAGTCGCATGTTTACATGCGATCGGTGTTTTCTGTTTTTGCAGTGCAACGTTCAGACTTTCAGAGTTTGGTAACTACAAGAACCGTATCCCACGTCACCCTCTTTTGTTGATAGGAGTGAGAAGGGATGGAAAGAATATGACGTGCGGGCCCATATGTATTCTCTAGGTCTAGGTGACGTGGGGGACAAAACAAAGTCAAACCCAGTTGATAAGGAGTTGTCTCCTAAACCTAAACGGTTTGGAGAGTTGAGCGGCCGGTGTAATAACTTGGACCAAACTTGTTGTATTCCGATCTCTCTGAAACCAAATTAGTGTTCTAAAGTCTAAACAGAGCTAAGTTCGCCTCTTGATCGTCGGTGCATGGCTGCGCCGGCGGATACGCCTCTGCGGCTGCCACATCTCCCGGCGGACATCCTCATGGAGATCTTGTCCCGCCTGGgcgacgccgtcgccgtcgtccgctgTGCGGCCACCTGCAAAGCATGGCGCCGCCTCATCCTAGAGCCGTCCTTCCCCTCACCCCTCCTCGGATTCTTTTTCCGGGACACTTCTCCAAAGCGACCCCGTCGCCGCCGGTACCTTGGCCGTCCCACGCGATTCCTCCTCATCGGCCGCCCTCATTCCGTCTTCGACTTGTCCCACTTCTTGCCGAACGCGGCTGGCCTCAGTGGATTCGACGCCGTCGCGTCAGGCGGACATGGGCTTCTTGCGCTCCGCCGTGTCAAGGGCTACTCCTGCGACTCCATCAGGATCTGTGTCTGCAATCCCATGGCCGGGACCTCCACCTTTCTCCCCCCTCTCCCTGTCCCTGACATATCGTTCCTCGAGAGCCTAGAATTTCTGGACGGAGATGGCTCCTCTTTCCGCTTGCTTGCATCGATGAAAAGATATCCAGACGCACACGCACCAGACGAGATCCTCCTGCGCGTCTTCTCCTCCCAAACAGGACAGTGGGGCATGGCGGTGACAGCCCAACTGCCTGACAACATGGCGGTCTACCTCTGCTTCCCTGCCGTCGTCCACCATGGCGACATCCACTGGATATGCTACAACCGTCGGTTCGCGGTGGACGCAGTGCTGGCCGTGCGCCTCGGCCAGACCGAGGCGTCGGCGCGCCGAATTGACCTTCCGCTGCAGGCAGGGAAGAACCGCCACAACGCAAACTCACTTCGCCTGTTCAGTTCAGCTTTGGGGTGTCTCTCTTTGGTTTCTGTGGATAAACCTGTCATCTCCATCTGGAATTTCCAAGACGACGGCACCGGCGCCAAGTCGTCATGGGCGCTTCACAAGACGGTACATCTCATGTCCGATCCTTTCGCACTTTGCAGGCCCTCTATCGCAGCACTGTGCGACCAGAGCGGCTCCTTGTTCTTGACTCATGCAGGCAGTGGCCTTTTCATGGTGAACCTCGAGACAGGGATGACGTCCAAAGTATGCGATGCCTTTTGCGACAAGTACGAGTGCCCATACATGCCGGATTTGAGGTCTTGCCTGGGAGCCATGAAAAGTTTTTGATGCATGTGTTGGATCAAAATTCAGATTCCTATTCTTATACAATACGATATAGTTCAATGCCTCTTAAGATAGAAGTGTTCAGTTTTGTTTGGATGTATTTTACTACTTGTCTACTACTTTTATCTGTGATGCATCACCTTTTTCTTGTGTGAATATATCACTTTTTATTTTCACACTTACAGCTCTATAATGTTACTGAGGTTCGGCTTATTGTATTTGGCTTGCTTATATTGCCTAGATACTTACTATGAAAACATTGGCTGCAAGGATGCCAACATTACTCTGAACTTTCGTGTCTATTTCTAATGAAGGTCCTCTAGTCTAGTGCCAAATTCAAATTGGAATGGGATTATAGTTCACATACCCAAAAGGGTTTTTGTCACGCTGGAAGAAATTGGAGTAAATTGCTCTTATATCTTCTATATCTAAAGCAACCCTCCACCACCTCATTTTTCTATCGTTCCGTGTGTCCACGTCATTCATTAATTTGTACAACCTACTATTCATACAATCAAACGACGGAACATCCACCCCCTCCATCGCTTTGTCATACTTTTTTCTTAGCAACTCACACACCTTTATTCAAGAAATAGCAACAATGTTTGCAGGCATGTTAAACCACTTGGTGGTGCTAAGTAAGAGCCATACATGGCGCCCCAGTGGCAGCATAGTTGAGAATCTTACCAACCTATGGGCTTCTTCGTCCGTCTCCCTTCTTTCATGGCTGACAAAAGTATCACCTCTCTATCTCGATCTCTCCCTTATTCATGTAACACATTGCTAAATACACCGAGATACTTGCCCTGCAAATCTTTGATCACTTCGAGGCAATCTGTGGCCACTTGAGTCGGTCCGATATTAAGATCCGCCGCCAGGTCGAGCGCTTCCCTGCATGCTAAAGCTTCCAAGCATGCAGGATTCGCCAGTCCCTCAAAAACCACAGCTGAGGCTCTGAGATATACACCTTCCTTCTATCGGCATACCACGCCAACCGAACCTTTCACGTCCGACTTGGCCACTGCCGCGTCGACATTCATCTTTGTCCGACCAGCCATGGGCTTAATACATCCTCCCTTCGCTTTCCCCGCAGGTCTCTTCCCCTGTCTAGCCTCGCTGCTTACGCTACAAGCCTCCAGGTTGCTAAGAAACTTTTCTACAAAAATTACAGTACTCATAGGGCTTGGGAACAGATCCTCGTGGATCACCTTTCTGCGTGCATGCCATATAGCACATAGAGTAACAAGCATTCTCAcctggtcttccttcttcattGTCTCAATCAAGGAGAACAATCACTGCTTCGTCGTCGGTTCTACCGACATCGAGACATGCTCGGCAATGTCTGCTTCGGTTAAGGCCCAAACACGCCACCACATATTGCACTCGATAAGAGAGTTCCACCAAGAATCCTCTTGTCCACATATCGAGCAAGCAGCGGTGGGTGTTTCTGTTACACCGGACGTCACCCATAGGTAGAGAGTGCTTGGCTAGCCTCTAGATAAAGACTTGCAACTTTGACGGAACCTTGATCTTCCATAGCTTAGTCCATCCgtcgatgagctggaagaagccgTCCAATCATCTAGCCAATCTTCATGGGTTCTCTTTGTTGCTGCCAGAGCGCGATATGCTGACCTAACCGAAAATAATCTTGTTCTCTCATAATGCCATGCCTAGATATCCTCTTGAGTTCTTGAACATAGAGGTATATTTCGTGATCAACATCCATCGGCCAGAAGAATTCTTCCAATTTAGATAAATTCCATCCGATGATGTATATATGGTCAATAAAATCACTTACTTTAAGGTGCACTGACCTTCTTTGTTGCCACAGGTCGCAACTTCTCGTCCCGAGGCAGCCAATTCTGGCTCCAAATCTCTATTGTACGACCGTCACCAATCCTCCTTATAACCCCAATTTTCAGGGTATCTCTTCTTTTGATGATAGCACGCCAAACTGGAGATGGGTGGGAACCCATGCTCGTTGATAATATGTCACCGCTAGGAAAATAAATAGCCTTCAAAACCCTTGTGATGAGAGAGTTGGTTCCTGAAGTATCCTACATGCATGCCTCGCCAATAGTGCTAGGTTGAAAAGCTTGATATCTCGGAACCCCAACCCTCATGCAAACTTCGGTTGAGTCATCTCCTCCCATAAGACCCAACATCTCCTTCTCTGCCCCTCCTTACTAACCCACCAGTCTGTAGTAAAGAGTTAATATGATCACATAAACCTCTCGGCAAATTGAAACACGACATGTAAAAGGCTGGAACATCCTGGGCCACGGATTTTATCAAAATTTCCTTGCCGCCCACAGATAGCAGTTATTCCATCCACCCTAGTGCCTTTTTCCAAACTTTATCTCTCAAGTACTTGAAAGCACCACCCTTGGATTTCCCCACATCCAAGGGCATGCCAAGATATTTCTCATTTAGATTCTCTTCTAAACCTCGAGTGCAGTCTTTATTCCTTCTCTTAATAATTCTGGGCAGCCCCTACTGAAGAAGATAGATGACTTATCAATATTGATTGTTTGtccgaaagcattataatacattGCCAACGTATCCTTGACCTCCGAGGCACCCTCACTACTTGCTTTGACAAAACAACAAGCTATCATCTACAAAGAGGATGTGGTTGACCGCCGGGGAGGAAGGAGCCACCATTATATCATTGATCGCCGATGATTGATCTCTATTTTTTAGGAGGCACGAAAGGCTCTCTGCTGCCAACAAAAACAAGTAAGGTGAGACGGGATACCCCTGACGAATACCCCGCGAAGGGTGAAACTCCTCTTGCACTGCACCATTAAAGATTTAAAGAGTACCAAAAAGGATACTAACCAACGAGCTGCTAAAGCCAATCTTCAACATAATAGCTTCCAAATAACACCACTCTATGCGATCATACGCTTTCCTCATGTCGAGCTTCAAAGCACATAACCggtgttttttggccttgtttctcTTCATGAAGTGCAAGCACTCATAAGCGGTGATAATGTTATCCGTAATCAACCTCCCTGGAACAAATGCGGATTGCTCCTCAGATATAATCTctagaagtatcttcttcaatctaTTTGCCACCACTTTCGATGCAATCTTGTAAATAACATTACATAGACTTAGGGCTCGCCACCTTGGGAATCATAACTATGAAAGTTTTGTTCACCACTCCCGGGCTATCTTCTCTCGCCAAAACCCTTAAAATGGCTTTTGTACCTCATCGTCACACAAGTCCCAATTC encodes:
- the LOC124655725 gene encoding uncharacterized protein LOC124655725, coding for MQFFMDVDLISAPRRPPPPPADTPLRLPHLPADILMEILSRLGDAVAVVRCAATCKAWRRLILEPSFPSPLLGFFFRDTSPKRPRRRRYLGRPTRFLLIGRPHSVFDLSHFLPNAAGLSGFDAVASGGHGLLALRRVKGYSCDSIRICVCNPMAGTSTFLPPLPVPDISFLESLEFLDGDGSSFRLLASMKRYPDAHAPDEILLRVFSSQTGQWGMAVTAQLPDNMAVYLCFPAVVHHGDIHWICYNRRFAVDAVLAVRLGQTEASARRIDLPLQAGKNRHNANSLRLFSSALGCLSLVSVDKPVISIWNFQDDGTGAKSSWALHKTVHLMSDPFALCRPSIAALCDQSGSLFLTHAGSGLFMVNLETGMTSKVCDAFCDKYECPYMPDLRSCLGAMKSF